The Hyphococcus flavus genome contains a region encoding:
- the dxs gene encoding 1-deoxy-D-xylulose-5-phosphate synthase, which translates to MAVETPLLDTVNLPSDLRKLEKSQLRQFADELRAEMIDAVSVTGGHLGSGLGVVELTTAIHYVFNTPEDKLVWDVGHQCYPHKIITGRRDRIRTLRQGGGLSGFTKRSESEYDPFGAAHAATSISAATGFAEAARHQKKDATAIAVIGDGSMSGGMAYEGLNNAGHLGSKLVVILNDNDMSIAPPVGAMSAYLARASSSGVYQGFRSFGKQLAKRLPKAVYKQLAKAEEYGRGMVTGGTLFEELGFYYVGPIDGHNVDQLVPVLENVRDMKEGPVLVHVVTRKGAGYPPAEESADKYHGVAKFDVVSGKQKKGTPNAPTYQKVFAKSLIKLAETDDRIIGITAAMPSGTSLDMFADVYPDRCYDVGIAEQHAVTFAAGMAADGMRPFAAIYSTFLQRAYDSVVHDVAIQNLPVRFPMDRAGLVGADGQTHAGAFDLAYLGCLPNMVIMAAGDEAELVHMTATANEYDEGPIAFRYPRGEGVGVDLPENGKILDIGKGRIMREGTKVALLALGGRLAEAMKAADTLEAQGISTTVADARFAKPLDHDLIMRLVREHEAVITIEEGSRGGFGAFVLHFLAETGLLDTGVKIRTMHLPDIFQDQDSPAKMYDTAQLNAEHIVERAREALGMESNVVNLRG; encoded by the coding sequence ATGGCCGTAGAAACGCCGTTGCTAGATACCGTCAACCTGCCGTCTGACTTGCGCAAGCTTGAGAAAAGCCAGTTGCGCCAGTTCGCTGATGAACTGCGCGCGGAAATGATCGACGCGGTCTCGGTCACTGGCGGCCATTTGGGGTCTGGTCTTGGCGTTGTCGAGCTGACGACGGCCATCCACTATGTGTTCAACACGCCGGAAGACAAGCTGGTCTGGGACGTGGGACACCAGTGTTACCCACACAAGATTATCACCGGTCGTCGCGATCGCATCCGCACCCTGCGCCAGGGCGGCGGTCTTTCCGGTTTCACCAAACGCTCTGAGAGTGAGTACGATCCTTTTGGCGCGGCCCACGCAGCGACATCTATATCGGCGGCGACAGGGTTTGCCGAAGCGGCGCGTCATCAGAAGAAAGACGCAACCGCGATCGCCGTTATCGGCGACGGCTCGATGTCAGGCGGCATGGCCTATGAAGGGCTCAATAACGCCGGCCATCTTGGGAGCAAGCTGGTGGTGATCCTCAACGACAACGACATGTCAATTGCGCCGCCTGTTGGCGCCATGAGCGCCTATCTCGCTCGCGCGTCGTCATCCGGCGTTTATCAGGGCTTCCGTTCTTTCGGTAAACAGCTCGCAAAGCGTTTGCCGAAAGCTGTCTACAAACAGCTTGCCAAAGCGGAAGAATACGGTCGCGGCATGGTGACTGGCGGGACTTTGTTCGAAGAACTCGGCTTTTACTATGTGGGTCCGATTGACGGCCACAATGTCGATCAGCTTGTGCCGGTGCTCGAAAACGTCCGCGATATGAAAGAGGGCCCAGTACTGGTTCACGTGGTGACCCGCAAAGGCGCCGGTTATCCGCCTGCGGAAGAATCCGCTGACAAGTATCACGGTGTCGCCAAATTCGATGTCGTTTCGGGCAAACAGAAAAAGGGAACACCAAACGCGCCAACCTATCAAAAGGTGTTTGCAAAATCCCTGATCAAGCTCGCCGAAACGGATGACAGGATCATCGGCATTACGGCGGCTATGCCTTCGGGCACCTCGCTAGACATGTTTGCGGATGTTTATCCTGACCGCTGTTACGATGTGGGCATCGCGGAACAGCATGCGGTGACGTTCGCTGCAGGCATGGCCGCAGACGGCATGCGTCCGTTCGCAGCGATTTATTCAACCTTCTTGCAGCGCGCCTATGACTCTGTTGTGCACGATGTTGCGATCCAGAACTTGCCTGTGCGCTTCCCTATGGATCGTGCTGGTCTCGTTGGCGCAGACGGGCAAACTCATGCCGGCGCATTCGATCTCGCCTATCTCGGCTGCTTGCCTAACATGGTTATCATGGCGGCAGGTGATGAAGCCGAACTCGTTCATATGACAGCGACGGCTAACGAATATGATGAAGGGCCAATCGCTTTTCGTTATCCGCGAGGCGAGGGCGTCGGCGTTGATCTACCGGAAAACGGCAAGATCCTCGACATCGGCAAGGGCCGAATTATGCGCGAAGGCACGAAAGTCGCGCTTCTCGCGCTTGGTGGACGGCTCGCGGAAGCAATGAAGGCCGCCGATACGCTGGAAGCGCAAGGCATCTCGACAACGGTCGCTGATGCGCGCTTCGCAAAGCCGCTCGATCATGATCTTATCATGCGGCTTGTTCGCGAGCATGAGGCGGTGATTACCATCGAAGAAGGCTCGCGCGGCGGCTTCGGCGCGTTCGTCCTCCATTTCCTGGCCGAGACAGGCTTGCTTGATACCGGAGTTAAAATCCGCACCATGCACTTGCCAGATATTTTCCAGGATCAGGATTCACCGGCAAAGATGTACGACACGGCGCAACTCAACGCGGAGCATATTGTTGAGCGCGCACGCGAAGCGCTCGGCATGGAATCGAACGTGGTGAATTTGCGTGGTTAA
- a CDS encoding helix-turn-helix domain-containing protein, with translation MAMLRDFHADAQVSTHKDVAEDPLHRHRSAYAAIVTDGAYLELSADGVFAVEAGDIVIHPPFHRHRNIFTRPDTCVLNVPLPFCEAQRIGYKVLKPEEFDVLRSVALKTPDYAPAFILQHANGVERYANNAGGCAVKAADLLRCHAEITIAEICRNLNISHGHLARAFKRFFGASPAEFRGELRFRRALSSILSQAALTDAAHVSGYADQAHMTRDFKRRTGVSPGALRRDVRFVQASTG, from the coding sequence ATGGCGATGTTGCGTGACTTCCATGCGGATGCGCAAGTCAGCACGCATAAAGACGTCGCCGAAGACCCGCTCCACCGACATCGATCCGCTTATGCAGCCATTGTCACTGACGGAGCTTACCTCGAGTTGAGTGCAGATGGAGTGTTTGCTGTTGAGGCGGGCGACATCGTTATCCATCCCCCATTTCATCGCCATCGAAATATTTTTACGCGCCCCGATACGTGCGTCCTCAATGTGCCGTTGCCCTTCTGTGAGGCGCAGCGGATAGGATACAAGGTGCTGAAGCCGGAAGAATTTGATGTTCTTCGGTCTGTGGCGCTTAAAACGCCGGACTATGCACCTGCTTTTATATTACAACATGCAAATGGCGTTGAACGGTATGCAAATAATGCTGGCGGCTGTGCGGTTAAGGCTGCAGACCTACTACGCTGCCATGCAGAAATCACCATTGCTGAAATTTGCAGAAACTTGAATATTTCGCACGGGCATTTGGCGCGAGCTTTTAAACGCTTTTTCGGCGCTTCGCCGGCGGAGTTCAGAGGCGAACTCAGATTTCGCAGAGCATTAAGCTCGATATTGTCCCAAGCGGCGCTGACTGATGCCGCGCATGTGTCAGGTTATGCTGATCAAGCGCATATGACGCGCGACTTTAAACGTCGCACTGGCGTATCGCCTGGCGCGTTACGGCGTGATGTCAGATTTGTTCAAGCGTCGACAGGCTAG
- a CDS encoding TlyA family RNA methyltransferase has translation MRLDQYLVQHRLSLSRTRAQESIAAGLVHVNGVPATKPAHKVGEADEVVLTGATHPFVSRGGVKLEAALCAFDVDPAGKVCLDLGASTGGFTDVLLRNAAEKVYAVDVGTGQLHEHISSDTRVINLERTHAKDLSSSFITDPVDLIVCDVSFISLKKALPPALALAAPQAKLVALIKPQFEVGPSGIGKGGLVKDGLAEPAARNIVEWIARQDWIVTGVIDSPIKGGDGNAEFLVSAVNRQ, from the coding sequence ATGCGTCTTGATCAATATCTTGTTCAACACCGGCTGTCTCTAAGCCGGACGCGTGCGCAGGAATCGATTGCAGCGGGCCTGGTTCACGTGAATGGCGTACCTGCAACGAAACCAGCGCACAAAGTAGGCGAAGCTGATGAAGTTGTTTTAACTGGTGCGACGCATCCATTCGTGTCGCGCGGCGGCGTGAAACTCGAAGCCGCGTTGTGTGCGTTTGACGTTGACCCCGCTGGCAAGGTTTGTCTTGACCTAGGCGCGTCTACGGGCGGTTTTACGGATGTGCTTCTCAGAAACGCCGCTGAAAAAGTCTATGCCGTGGATGTGGGAACCGGACAGCTCCATGAACACATTTCGAGCGATACGCGAGTGATAAATCTGGAACGCACCCACGCCAAAGACTTGTCGTCTTCGTTCATTACCGATCCGGTTGATCTGATCGTCTGCGACGTCAGTTTTATCTCACTCAAGAAAGCGTTGCCGCCGGCGTTGGCGCTTGCCGCGCCGCAGGCGAAGCTTGTGGCTTTGATCAAGCCTCAATTTGAAGTCGGCCCGAGCGGCATCGGCAAGGGTGGCTTAGTGAAAGATGGATTAGCTGAGCCTGCTGCGCGCAACATTGTTGAATGGATCGCCCGGCAAGACTGGATAGTGACCGGCGTGATTGACAGTCCGATCAAGGGTGGTGACGGAAACGCGGAATTTCTCGTCAGCGCCGTAAACCGGCAGTGA
- a CDS encoding class I SAM-dependent methyltransferase: protein MAPLSTVIANGAKRGAYGATQAARILWFTGHYAYGRRKMGPLTEPGAAPYAEEFAPLDRERLKNAFRELFQRDWKNIETGQYKMPVDLRQRPSFAKLWKQSRDYLSDADKVARRKAAKGHSEVYSLAYKEKFPRYYLQNFHYQTDGWMSESSADRYDMQVETLFTGAAGPMRRQALPFIKKALEGKDASTAHLLDLGCGTGRFLGEVKDNWPQLNVTALDLSPAYIGKARANLGRWKDIAFVQENAEATGLPDASCDIVTAVYLFHELPPAVRKRVAAEIARVLKPGGILVQVDTIQYGDEPGLDILLENFPRGFHEPYYDSYCREDLQSLFADAGLDKQDETLAFLTKVTGFKKPV from the coding sequence ATGGCGCCGTTAAGCACTGTCATCGCCAATGGCGCAAAGCGTGGGGCTTATGGAGCGACTCAAGCCGCGCGCATTCTCTGGTTCACCGGACATTACGCTTACGGCCGCCGCAAGATGGGGCCGCTGACGGAACCGGGCGCCGCGCCTTATGCGGAAGAGTTTGCGCCGCTCGACCGGGAGCGGTTGAAGAATGCATTTCGCGAGCTTTTTCAGCGAGATTGGAAAAACATCGAGACGGGCCAATATAAAATGCCTGTGGATCTGCGCCAGCGGCCGTCTTTTGCAAAACTCTGGAAACAAAGCCGGGATTATCTAAGCGATGCCGATAAGGTCGCTCGGCGAAAAGCCGCCAAAGGCCATTCAGAGGTTTACTCGCTCGCGTATAAGGAAAAATTTCCGCGTTACTATCTGCAGAATTTTCATTACCAGACAGATGGATGGATGAGCGAAAGCTCTGCCGACCGCTATGATATGCAGGTTGAGACGTTGTTCACTGGAGCTGCTGGTCCCATGCGTCGGCAGGCGCTTCCATTCATAAAAAAAGCGCTTGAAGGAAAAGACGCCAGTACAGCGCACTTGCTGGATCTTGGCTGCGGTACGGGACGGTTTTTAGGTGAAGTGAAAGACAACTGGCCACAACTGAATGTCACCGCTCTTGATCTGTCGCCGGCCTATATAGGCAAAGCGCGCGCGAACTTGGGCCGGTGGAAGGATATAGCTTTTGTTCAGGAAAATGCTGAAGCGACCGGCTTGCCCGATGCATCATGCGATATCGTCACAGCGGTTTATTTATTCCATGAATTGCCCCCTGCTGTCAGAAAACGCGTCGCTGCTGAAATCGCGCGCGTTCTAAAGCCTGGCGGGATTTTGGTTCAGGTGGATACTATTCAATATGGCGATGAGCCTGGCCTTGATATTCTGTTGGAAAATTTTCCACGCGGTTTTCATGAGCCTTATTATGACAGCTATTGCCGGGAAGACTTGCAATCGCTTTTTGCCGATGCGGGTTTGGACAAGCAAGACGAAACGCTCGCCTTTTTGACAAAAGTGACTGGCTTCAAAAAGCCGGTGTAA
- the aroC gene encoding chorismate synthase, with product MSLNTFGRIFRFTTWGESHGLALGVVIDGCPPGIVVRPEDIQAALDKRKPGGSKFVTQRKEPDTVKILSGVFEDDRTDGPRTTGAPISLMIENVDQRSKDYADIRDKYRPGHADFTYDAKYGLRDYRGGGRSSARETAARVAAGVIAEKALAEVLDDPVWIRACLVQMGPYKIDRENFDWTEIDKNPFWCPDPVAAKLWEEKLDEARKAGSSMGAVIEVVASGVPAGFGAPVYGKLDADLASAMMSINAAKAVEIGAGMDAAALSGEENADEIRMRNGRPHFLSNKAGGILGGISSGQDIVVRFAVKPTSSILTPRKTITASGEETEIQTKGRHDPCVGIRGVPVGAAMMALVLADHALTHRAQCGSVTPAF from the coding sequence ATGTCTTTAAACACCTTCGGCAGGATCTTTCGGTTTACCACATGGGGTGAAAGCCATGGGCTCGCCCTTGGCGTGGTGATTGACGGTTGTCCGCCCGGGATCGTAGTGCGGCCGGAGGATATTCAGGCGGCTCTCGACAAGCGCAAACCCGGCGGGTCGAAATTCGTCACCCAGCGCAAAGAGCCCGATACGGTAAAAATCCTTTCCGGCGTGTTCGAGGATGACCGCACCGACGGTCCGCGCACGACTGGCGCACCCATCAGCCTGATGATCGAGAATGTCGATCAGCGTTCCAAGGACTATGCGGATATTCGCGACAAATACCGCCCCGGCCACGCAGACTTCACCTATGACGCCAAATACGGGCTTCGTGATTATCGCGGCGGTGGCAGGTCATCCGCACGCGAAACCGCAGCACGTGTCGCCGCTGGCGTCATCGCGGAAAAAGCCCTGGCTGAAGTGCTGGACGATCCGGTGTGGATTCGCGCCTGCCTCGTGCAGATGGGGCCTTACAAAATCGACCGCGAAAATTTCGACTGGACGGAAATTGACAAAAATCCATTCTGGTGTCCGGACCCGGTCGCTGCGAAACTGTGGGAAGAAAAGCTGGATGAGGCGCGCAAGGCAGGTTCATCCATGGGCGCCGTTATAGAAGTTGTCGCCTCGGGCGTCCCCGCTGGTTTCGGCGCGCCGGTTTACGGCAAGCTCGACGCCGATCTTGCGAGCGCAATGATGTCAATCAACGCCGCCAAGGCTGTCGAGATTGGCGCAGGCATGGATGCGGCGGCGCTGAGCGGCGAAGAAAATGCCGATGAAATTCGTATGCGGAACGGGCGCCCTCATTTTCTCTCGAACAAGGCGGGAGGCATCCTCGGCGGCATCTCCTCGGGACAGGACATTGTCGTCAGGTTCGCCGTTAAGCCGACCTCGTCAATATTGACGCCGCGCAAAACGATTACGGCTTCCGGCGAAGAAACTGAGATACAAACTAAAGGCCGACATGATCCATGCGTCGGCATACGCGGCGTGCCTGTGGGCGCGGCGATGATGGCGCTGGTTCTTGCGGATCACGCTCTCACGCACCGCGCGCAGTGCGGCAGCGTTACACCGGCTTTTTGA
- the pdxH gene encoding pyridoxamine 5'-phosphate oxidase, which translates to MKSENLIPPSPNAEAYAVDDDQGDVFSIGDPFALFAEWLALAGKTEPNDPNTMALATVDEAGMPDVRMVLLKDFDACGLTFYTNVESAKGRQLAANPKAAVCFHWKTIRRQVRFRGDIAPVSDEEADEYFASRARGAQLGAHASAQSRPLDDRAKLEAAIAALDKDYDSDVSRPKHWSGYRLKPVEIEFWVNRPYRLHDRLQYVSENNDWVKQKLYP; encoded by the coding sequence ATGAAGAGTGAAAACCTCATTCCGCCAAGTCCAAACGCCGAGGCGTATGCTGTTGATGACGATCAGGGGGATGTATTTTCCATCGGTGATCCGTTTGCGTTGTTTGCCGAATGGCTGGCGCTGGCCGGCAAGACGGAGCCGAACGATCCCAACACCATGGCGCTCGCGACTGTCGATGAGGCCGGCATGCCGGATGTCCGCATGGTCTTGTTAAAAGATTTCGACGCCTGTGGCCTGACATTCTATACGAATGTCGAGAGCGCGAAAGGGCGCCAGCTTGCCGCGAACCCGAAAGCGGCGGTTTGTTTTCACTGGAAAACCATTCGCCGGCAGGTGCGTTTTCGCGGGGATATTGCGCCTGTAAGCGATGAAGAGGCGGACGAATATTTTGCATCGCGCGCCCGCGGCGCCCAGCTTGGCGCCCATGCCTCGGCCCAGTCTCGACCGCTTGACGACAGGGCGAAGCTCGAAGCTGCAATAGCTGCACTAGACAAGGACTATGATAGCGATGTTTCTCGCCCGAAGCACTGGTCCGGCTACAGACTAAAACCTGTTGAAATTGAGTTCTGGGTGAACCGGCCATATCGCCTGCATGATCGCCTGCAATATGTGAGTGAAAACAATGACTGGGTGAAGCAAAAGCTTTATCCTTAA
- a CDS encoding amidohydrolase family protein, with protein MEKSACLKLLVTPMPVVAALVLAMGCERVSQPSNGAVVQEMPEPQIDLSVDWSESQRSGWYSLMEELEIQELVADLSSHHQPSDYVVENVNVITMQDDTPLLNHAVVVSDGKILAIGPSADVVVPDGAEVIDGGGRWLAPGLTDMHVHNLESHSQHILNVVMGVTTVRDLDGFPFLLKMRDAAAENLLFAPRMFVSGTILNGSDFGGYARKIDTVEEARDAVREQAALGYDFIKTHNSLSAELFLAIVEEAHAQGMDAVGHIPVPVRVETAVSSGMRTFEHFKGYIVDSALTISDEDYVAATDGAEVWNTPTFTTYLNHLRGDDATRVLANEEMMQYVPPAMLQRWKNHAAQDVDQVTVLRQNIYPMSRQIFTELRTLDDAKFLAGTDSGSYELLVPGFVLHEELRIFQELGMTPFEALETATTNAAVAMRQDGEFGVIAPGAAADFVLLEQNPLENIENLQEIEAVAMRGIWIDAAERDQILAQLKDAIARSEARISTAGPVTASDFDDYMTRLAVLKDNGFVYRDHYLDYAASMYEYVGRPNDAERIHAMKTDSDFGFSWFRFE; from the coding sequence ATGGAAAAATCCGCGTGTCTGAAATTGTTAGTGACGCCAATGCCGGTCGTCGCCGCCCTCGTGCTTGCAATGGGATGCGAGAGAGTATCGCAGCCAAGTAACGGCGCCGTTGTTCAAGAGATGCCGGAACCTCAGATTGACTTGAGCGTAGACTGGTCAGAGTCGCAGCGAAGTGGCTGGTACAGTTTGATGGAAGAGCTTGAGATTCAGGAACTCGTGGCCGATCTGTCATCCCACCACCAGCCGTCTGATTATGTGGTTGAAAACGTCAACGTCATCACGATGCAGGACGATACGCCATTATTGAACCACGCGGTGGTGGTGTCCGATGGAAAAATTTTAGCAATCGGTCCTAGTGCTGATGTTGTGGTCCCTGACGGCGCCGAAGTAATTGACGGCGGCGGACGCTGGCTGGCGCCAGGCCTTACTGACATGCATGTGCATAACCTCGAGTCGCATAGCCAACACATTTTGAATGTTGTCATGGGCGTGACAACTGTGCGCGATCTCGACGGTTTTCCGTTCCTCTTGAAAATGCGCGATGCGGCGGCAGAAAATTTATTGTTTGCGCCGCGTATGTTTGTTTCAGGAACAATCTTGAACGGCAGCGATTTTGGCGGTTACGCGCGCAAGATAGATACTGTGGAAGAAGCGCGCGACGCGGTAAGAGAACAAGCCGCTTTGGGATATGATTTCATCAAGACGCATAATTCCCTTTCAGCAGAATTGTTTTTAGCAATTGTAGAAGAGGCGCATGCGCAGGGAATGGATGCAGTTGGCCACATTCCTGTACCTGTTCGTGTGGAAACAGCCGTCAGCTCGGGGATGCGGACCTTTGAGCATTTCAAAGGATACATTGTCGACAGTGCGTTGACGATCAGTGATGAAGATTATGTAGCCGCAACAGATGGCGCCGAAGTGTGGAATACGCCCACCTTCACTACCTATCTAAACCACCTACGCGGTGACGACGCGACACGTGTGTTGGCTAATGAAGAGATGATGCAATACGTGCCGCCCGCCATGTTGCAACGCTGGAAAAATCATGCCGCGCAGGATGTCGATCAAGTCACTGTTCTGCGGCAAAATATTTATCCGATGTCGCGGCAAATTTTCACGGAGTTGCGTACGCTTGATGACGCAAAATTTCTGGCCGGCACGGATTCCGGTTCCTATGAATTGTTGGTTCCCGGGTTCGTTCTTCATGAGGAATTGAGAATTTTTCAGGAGCTCGGCATGACGCCGTTTGAGGCGCTTGAAACCGCTACGACGAACGCCGCGGTCGCGATGCGACAGGATGGAGAGTTCGGCGTTATTGCACCGGGCGCCGCAGCCGACTTTGTGCTGCTGGAGCAAAACCCACTTGAAAATATTGAAAATCTGCAAGAGATCGAAGCTGTAGCAATGCGAGGCATCTGGATTGACGCCGCAGAGAGAGATCAAATTCTAGCGCAACTGAAAGATGCGATCGCTCGTTCGGAAGCTCGAATTTCCACAGCCGGGCCCGTAACGGCTTCGGACTTTGATGATTATATGACCCGCCTCGCCGTGCTCAAAGACAATGGCTTTGTCTATCGCGACCATTATCTCGATTATGCAGCGTCAATGTATGAATATGTAGGTCGCCCGAACGATGCGGAACGCATCCATGCGATGAAAACCGATTCTGATTTCGGGTTTTCCTGGTTCCGTTTTGAGTAA
- a CDS encoding MBL fold metallo-hydrolase: MAGIPFVKDINFTYGAADVVAPGVRRVIAENPGPFTYTGSGTYIIGEGDVAVIDPGPDRDDHLKALLRELKDERVTHVLITHTHSDHCGLARKFADATGAPVLGFSGHPVRNKNDDAPALDEGADYSFTPDEFIGDGAIVEGSDWRIEAVHTPGHLSNHLCFALPSQKALFTGDHMMGWATTVVAPPDGDMGDYMNSLDALLARDDEIYFPTHGAPIQKPRRFVRAVKTHRLMRDAQIIDQIKKGRTTIKEIVPAMYADVDPRLHKAAALNVFAHLIRLVRTGAVQCDGEPALDKNYTVQV; the protein is encoded by the coding sequence TTGGCCGGCATACCCTTTGTTAAAGATATCAACTTCACCTACGGTGCCGCTGATGTGGTAGCGCCAGGCGTACGCCGCGTCATCGCGGAAAATCCCGGACCGTTCACCTATACTGGCAGCGGAACCTACATCATTGGCGAAGGCGATGTGGCCGTCATCGACCCCGGCCCTGATCGCGACGATCACCTGAAAGCGCTGTTGCGTGAATTGAAAGACGAACGGGTGACGCATGTCCTGATCACCCATACGCACTCGGACCATTGCGGACTCGCGCGTAAATTTGCAGATGCCACAGGTGCGCCGGTGCTAGGGTTTTCAGGTCATCCCGTCCGTAACAAGAATGATGATGCGCCAGCGCTGGATGAAGGCGCCGATTATTCTTTCACCCCCGACGAATTTATTGGCGACGGAGCCATTGTCGAAGGGTCAGATTGGCGGATCGAGGCCGTGCACACGCCGGGGCATTTATCGAACCATTTATGTTTCGCCCTGCCTTCACAAAAAGCCTTGTTTACGGGCGACCACATGATGGGGTGGGCGACAACCGTCGTGGCGCCGCCGGATGGCGACATGGGCGATTACATGAACAGCCTAGACGCCCTGCTCGCTCGTGACGACGAGATTTATTTTCCGACCCATGGCGCGCCCATCCAAAAACCCCGGCGGTTTGTGCGCGCGGTGAAGACCCATCGCCTGATGCGCGATGCGCAAATCATCGACCAGATCAAAAAAGGCCGCACAACGATCAAAGAGATTGTTCCCGCCATGTACGCCGACGTCGATCCGCGCCTGCACAAGGCGGCGGCGCTGAACGTCTTTGCGCATCTGATCAGGCTGGTCAGAACCGGCGCAGTTCAGTGCGACGGCGAACCGGCCCTCGATAAAAATTATACGGTGCAGGTATAA
- a CDS encoding TIGR01244 family sulfur transferase, translating into MTTGSKLLTDAFYVSPQLSVAEVAAAADEGFKLIVNNRPDGEMIGQPKSAELETAATAVGMKYAHIPVGPEGITQGHIEALKSALDSVERTKTLAFCRSGARSTFLLSYLSASEGRAVSDIVADAVQAGFDISAHAPVLEALGKENKNDE; encoded by the coding sequence GTGACCACAGGATCCAAATTGCTGACAGATGCGTTTTACGTTTCGCCACAACTCTCCGTGGCGGAAGTCGCCGCCGCAGCGGATGAAGGGTTCAAACTGATCGTCAACAATCGTCCGGACGGCGAAATGATCGGCCAGCCGAAAAGCGCCGAGCTGGAAACGGCGGCGACTGCCGTTGGCATGAAATACGCCCATATTCCCGTCGGGCCCGAGGGCATCACCCAAGGTCATATTGAGGCCTTAAAATCGGCGTTGGATAGTGTCGAGAGAACAAAGACTCTCGCCTTTTGCCGGTCAGGCGCGCGATCAACCTTCCTTCTGTCTTACCTTTCAGCAAGCGAAGGCCGCGCTGTTTCGGATATTGTCGCTGATGCAGTCCAGGCGGGGTTTGACATCAGCGCGCATGCGCCGGTGCTGGAAGCATTGGGCAAGGAAAACAAAAACGACGAGTAG
- a CDS encoding VOC family protein has product MTAPVFHLAIPVDDLAKAEAFYGDLFGCERGRRSERWIDFNFFGHQLVVHLAPEECGFTSKSEVDGKKVPVKHFGVVLDPAEWEKLANLLKDAGTDFIIEPGIRFKGEAGEQGTFFLLDPAGNALEFKCFKDMDQLFAA; this is encoded by the coding sequence ATGACGGCGCCGGTTTTTCATCTAGCTATTCCCGTCGACGATCTCGCCAAAGCTGAGGCGTTTTATGGCGACTTGTTTGGCTGTGAGCGCGGGCGGCGCTCTGAGCGCTGGATAGACTTTAATTTTTTCGGTCACCAACTGGTCGTTCATCTCGCGCCCGAAGAATGCGGGTTCACTTCCAAAAGCGAAGTCGACGGTAAAAAAGTGCCCGTCAAACATTTTGGCGTCGTTCTTGACCCGGCGGAATGGGAAAAACTGGCGAACCTCCTCAAAGATGCCGGTACGGACTTTATCATTGAGCCGGGTATTCGTTTCAAAGGCGAGGCGGGGGAACAGGGCACTTTCTTTTTGCTGGACCCAGCCGGCAATGCGCTTGAGTTCAAGTGCTTCAAGGATATGGATCAATTGTTTGCCGCTTGA